GTCCGCGACCTCCTGGACGGAGCTGCGGCGCGACGCGCTGGAGGCCGACGCGGCCCTGCTGCGCGGCGAGGAGCGGGTGCCGTACGTGCGCCAGGCGCTGGCCGACGCCCGGGGCCCGGTCCTGGCGGTCAGCGACTACATGCGCCAGGTACCGGACCAGATCGCGCAGTGGGTCGAGCAGGACTACAGCTCGCTCGGCGCCGACGGCTTCGGCCTGTCGGACACCCGTGAGGCCGCCCGCCGCCACTTCGGCGTGGACGCCCCCTCGATCGTGGTCGCCGCCCTGGCCCAGCTCGCCAAGCGCGGCGAGGTCCCGGCCTCCGCGGTGAAGGACGCCCGGGAGCGCTACGGCCTGTAGGCGTACGCGCGACCCCGAGGCCCCCGCCCGGCCGAGCCGGGCGGGGGCTTCGTGCAGGATGGGCCCATGCGCGCTGCCCGGCTGATCAAGATGGTGCTCCTGCTCCAGTCCCGGCCGTCGATGACCGCCGCCGAACTGGCCGCCGAACTGGAGGTGTCGGAACGCACCGTCACCCGCGACGCGCTCGCCCTCTCGGAGGCCGGGGTGCCCGTGTACGCCGACCGGGGCCGCGCCGGCGGCTACCGGCTGGTCGGCGGCTACCGGACCCGGCTGACCGGCCTGGCGCGCAGCGAGGCGGAGGCGCTGTTCCTCTCCGGGGTGCCGGGGGCGCTGCGGGAGATGGGGCTGGACGACGCGGCGTCGGCGGCCCGGCTGAAGGTCTCGGCGGCGCTCCTGCCGTCGCTGCGGGACGCGCCGGTCGCGGTGGCGCAGCGCTTCCACCTGGACGCGCCCGGCTGGTACCAGGAGCCGGAGACGCCCGGACTGCTGCCGGCGGTCGCGGAGGCGGTGTGGGACGACCGGCTGGTCCGGGCGCGCTACCGCCGGGGCGACACGGAGGTGGAGCGGGAGCTCGCCCCGTACGGGCTCGTGCTGAAGGCGGGCGTCTGGTACCTGTGCGCCCGCGTCGGCACGGACTTCCGCGTGTACCGCGTGGACCGCTTCACGGCCGTGGCGCTCGACGGGGCGCGGTTCGACCGGGACGCGGAGTTCGACCTGCCCGCCTTCTGGGAGGAGCGGGCGGCCGGGTTCGCCCGCTCGCTCCTGCGCGCGCGGGCGGTGGTGCGGCTGACGGAGGCCGGCGCGCGGGAGCTGCCGTACGTGACGGACCGGGCCGCCGCGCGGGAGGCGCTGGAGGCGGCCGGCCCACCGGACGGGGACGGCCGGGTGACGGTGACGCTCCCGGTGGAGTCCGAGGAGGTCGCGTACGGCCAGCTCCTCCGCCTCGGGGCGGAGGCGGAGGTGCTGGAACCGGCCCCGCTGCGGGAGCTGTTCGCCCGCGCGGCGGCCCGGATGGCGGAGCTCTACCGGTAGCGCGGCCGTCGGGGCTCCGCCGCCGGTCCTACCGGTAGTCGTCGGCGGTGGCGTCCTTGCCCCCGTGGACGACCTCGATGAAGTACGCCCAGCCGTCCGGCTGCGACCCGTCGGCGTCGGTGAAGCCGTACTCGCGGGCGAGCTGGCCGCTGGAGAGGGACCGGCCGTTCCACCGGTGCCGCTCGGGGTCGGCGGCGAGCGCGGCGACCGCCCGGCCGACGTACACCGGTGACTCGGCGATGGCGAAGTGCGGCTCGTCGGCGAGGGCGTCGCGCCAATTCTCCTCACCTACGCCGTAGTGGTCGAGCATCGCCTCGGAGCGCAGGTAGCCGGGGGTGAGCGCCACGGCCGTGGCGCCGACCTCCTTGAGGTCCTCGCCCAGCGCGAACGCCATGCGCAGCGGGGCGTACTTGGCGAGGTCGAAGTAGAAGTTCTCCCGGAAGCGCGTGTTGTACTCGGCCGTCCCGTCCGTCATCTCCACGACGAGCCCGCCCGGGTTGCGGATGAGGAGGGGCAGGGCGCAGCTGCTGGTGATGGCGTGGCTGCGGATGCCGAGGTCCAGCATGCGCAGGCCCTGGTCGAGGTCGGTCTCCCACATCTTCTTGCCCCACGGGATGAGGTGGTCGCCGCCCCACAGGCCGTTGACGAGGACGTCGAGCCGGCCCCGCTCCTCGTCGATGCGGGCGACGAGCGCGCGCACCTGTTCGGGCCGCAGGTGGTCGACCGGTACGGCGATGCCCTCGCCGCCCGCGGCGGTGACGAGCTCGGCCGTCTCCTCGATGGTCTCGGTGGGCCGGCCCACCTCGCTGGCGTGGGTGCGGGTGGTGCGTCCGGTGGCGTAGACGGTGGCGCCCGCGGCGCCGAGCTGGACGGCGATGGCGCGTCCCGCGCCCCGCGTGGCCCCGGCCACGAGGGCGACGGTTCCGGTGAGCGGGCGCGTCTGCTGGTGGTCGATGTCGCTGGTGGTCATGGGACGACCGTCGCACGCAAAGGCGACATCTCCTGTCCGGTATTCGCCCCGGTTCCCTCCGGTGGCCGTTGACGGATCCCGGCGGCCCGGACGACCCGCGGCGGCCGCTCGCGGATCCCCGGCGGCCCCGCGGCTCGCCGGCGGCGCCCCGTTCCCGACCCTCCCGTTCCGCCCGCCCCGGCGTGCGCCGTCCCCCGGCACACCGGATGCTGGTCCCGTGATGGACGAGACGGAGTTCTGGGAGATCGTCGACTCGACCCGCGAGGCCGCCGAGGGCGACCCCGAGGACCACGCCGAGCTGCTCGTGGAGCGGCTGGTGCGGCTCGACCCCGACTCCGTGCTCGACTTCGCCCGCCACTTCGAGGTCCGCTACAACCGCGCGTACACGTGGGACCTGTGGGCCGCCGCGGCGGTCCTGCTGGGCGGCGCGGGCGACGAGGCGTTCGACTACTTCCGGTGCTGGCTGATCGGCCAGGGCCGGGAGGTGTTCGAGGGCGCGGTCCACGACGCGGAGGCGCTCGCGGAGCTGCTGGAGGACTTCGACCCGGAGCTCGACGGGGACGGCGAGGAGCTGGGGTACGCGGCGGACGAGGCGTACGAGCAGCTCACCGGTACGGACGCACCCGACCTGGGGATCCCGCCGCAGCCGGCGGACCCGGCGGGCGAGCCGCTCGACGTGGACGACGACACGGCGCTGGCGGGACGGCTGCCGCGGCTGTGGGACCGCTTCGGCGGCTGACCGGCGCCCCACGGGGGTTCGGCGGCCGGGCCGCGGCTGCGGGGGTTCGGCGGCCGGGCGTCAGGGGGTGAGGGCGCGGCCCATGAAGACGTCGTCGACGTACGCGCCGCCCAACAGGAACTCCCCGGGCAGGACGCCCTCGACCGCGAACCCCTCCGACTCGTACAGGGCGCGGGCGGGCTTGTTGTGGCCGAGGACGCGCAGGGTGA
This portion of the Streptomyces changanensis genome encodes:
- a CDS encoding helix-turn-helix transcriptional regulator, coding for MRAARLIKMVLLLQSRPSMTAAELAAELEVSERTVTRDALALSEAGVPVYADRGRAGGYRLVGGYRTRLTGLARSEAEALFLSGVPGALREMGLDDAASAARLKVSAALLPSLRDAPVAVAQRFHLDAPGWYQEPETPGLLPAVAEAVWDDRLVRARYRRGDTEVERELAPYGLVLKAGVWYLCARVGTDFRVYRVDRFTAVALDGARFDRDAEFDLPAFWEERAAGFARSLLRARAVVRLTEAGARELPYVTDRAAAREALEAAGPPDGDGRVTVTLPVESEEVAYGQLLRLGAEAEVLEPAPLRELFARAAARMAELYR
- a CDS encoding SDR family oxidoreductase, with the protein product MTTSDIDHQQTRPLTGTVALVAGATRGAGRAIAVQLGAAGATVYATGRTTRTHASEVGRPTETIEETAELVTAAGGEGIAVPVDHLRPEQVRALVARIDEERGRLDVLVNGLWGGDHLIPWGKKMWETDLDQGLRMLDLGIRSHAITSSCALPLLIRNPGGLVVEMTDGTAEYNTRFRENFYFDLAKYAPLRMAFALGEDLKEVGATAVALTPGYLRSEAMLDHYGVGEENWRDALADEPHFAIAESPVYVGRAVAALAADPERHRWNGRSLSSGQLAREYGFTDADGSQPDGWAYFIEVVHGGKDATADDYR
- a CDS encoding DUF4240 domain-containing protein, which translates into the protein MDETEFWEIVDSTREAAEGDPEDHAELLVERLVRLDPDSVLDFARHFEVRYNRAYTWDLWAAAAVLLGGAGDEAFDYFRCWLIGQGREVFEGAVHDAEALAELLEDFDPELDGDGEELGYAADEAYEQLTGTDAPDLGIPPQPADPAGEPLDVDDDTALAGRLPRLWDRFGG